A single Streptomyces sp. Edi2 DNA region contains:
- a CDS encoding diaminobutyrate--2-oxoglutarate transaminase family protein: MVLTETVPAAAPPAHEGILRRQSLRESAARTYARSLPIVPVRARGLTIEGADGRRYLDCLSGAGTLALGHNHPVVLEAIRTVLDSGAPLHVLDLATPVKDAFTTELFATLPGELAEKGRIQFCGPAGTDAVEAAFKLVRTATGRDGLMAFSGAYHGMTSQALAASGGAQHTSVVRLPYPYDYRCPFRTGGEHGAELAARWTESLLDDPKSGVSQPAGMILEPVQGEGGVIPAPDGWLRRMREITAARRIPLIVDEVQTGVGRTGAFWAVDHSGIVPDVIVLSKAIGGSLPLAVIVYREELDAWQPGAHAGTFRGNQLAMAAGAATLAYVRTNGLARRAAELGARMLDRLTSLAAAHDCIGDVRGRGLMLGIELVDRTADADATGARPADPQLAAALQHACLDRGLIVELGGRQSAVVRLLPPLTITDEQADAILDRLADALTAAVRTTPGPTGSSPTTMRGTTP, translated from the coding sequence GTGGTGTTGACCGAAACCGTGCCGGCGGCAGCGCCGCCGGCCCATGAGGGGATTCTGCGGCGGCAGTCCCTGCGCGAGTCCGCCGCCCGTACCTACGCGCGCTCGCTGCCCATCGTCCCGGTGCGCGCCCGCGGGCTGACCATCGAGGGCGCCGACGGCAGGCGCTATCTCGACTGCCTCTCCGGCGCCGGAACCCTGGCGCTCGGCCACAACCACCCGGTGGTGCTCGAGGCGATCCGGACGGTCCTCGACTCCGGCGCGCCGCTGCACGTCCTCGACCTGGCCACGCCCGTCAAGGACGCCTTCACCACCGAGCTCTTCGCCACCCTGCCCGGAGAGTTGGCCGAAAAGGGTCGCATCCAGTTCTGCGGCCCGGCCGGCACGGACGCCGTCGAGGCAGCCTTCAAACTCGTCCGCACCGCGACCGGCCGGGACGGCCTGATGGCGTTCTCCGGCGCCTACCACGGCATGACCTCACAAGCGCTCGCCGCCTCCGGGGGAGCGCAGCACACCAGCGTGGTCCGGCTGCCCTATCCGTACGACTACCGGTGCCCCTTCCGGACCGGCGGCGAGCACGGCGCCGAGCTCGCCGCGCGCTGGACCGAGAGCCTGCTCGACGACCCCAAGAGCGGGGTGTCCCAGCCGGCCGGGATGATCCTGGAACCCGTCCAGGGCGAGGGCGGGGTGATCCCCGCGCCGGACGGCTGGCTGCGGCGGATGCGGGAGATCACCGCCGCCCGGCGGATCCCCCTGATCGTGGACGAGGTACAGACCGGCGTCGGCCGCACCGGCGCCTTCTGGGCGGTCGACCACAGCGGCATCGTGCCCGATGTGATCGTGCTGTCGAAGGCGATCGGCGGCAGCCTGCCGCTCGCCGTGATCGTCTACCGCGAGGAGCTCGACGCCTGGCAGCCCGGCGCACACGCCGGCACCTTCCGCGGCAACCAGCTCGCCATGGCCGCCGGCGCCGCCACCCTCGCCTACGTCCGCACGAACGGCCTCGCCCGGCGCGCTGCGGAGCTCGGCGCCAGGATGCTCGACCGCCTCACCTCCCTCGCCGCCGCCCATGACTGCATCGGCGACGTCCGCGGCCGCGGACTGATGCTCGGCATCGAGCTCGTCGACCGCACCGCCGACGCCGACGCCACGGGCGCCCGCCCCGCCGACCCGCAGCTCGCGGCGGCCCTCCAGCACGCCTGCCTGGACCGCGGCCTGATCGTCGAACTGGGCGGCAGGCAGTCCGCCGTCGTCCGGCTGCTGCCACCCCTGACCATCACCGACGAACAGGCGGACGCCATCCTCGACCGCCTCGCCGACGCCCTCACGGCGGCGGTCCGCACCACCCCCGGGCCGACGGGCTCGTCCCCCACGACCATGCGAGGCACCACCCCATGA
- a CDS encoding IucA/IucC family protein, with the protein MNERPGTDGGQPAERVPAHQGAGTIESVPRQQRRAPDAACHQQSHEAPDQAVPGPYDRARVSGDHDPLDHPDPAVAADAAGIEHLLRCWLRESGTPHPAEGEVVIPLRAAAGALRIPVRYWSPTGWHRLGAPTLEGAPAGAAPLDAVTLAALLRREAAHGDRRASDGGEHRVADTDERPDPDALRRQAPDGGGAELIGRVANSVRNVALFLTDRRARPADDHGALFLEAEQSLLLGHPLHPTPKSREGLSEAETRAYSPELRGAFPLHWTAVHRSVLAADSAWTERGKPVAAEQLARDLAGDGLRLPDGTVPLPVHPWQARELADRSDIAALREAGLLYDLGAHGPLWHPTSSVRTVYRPDANAMLKLSLGLRITNSRRENLRKELARGVEVHRLLRTGLAEQWQTVHPGFDIVRDPAYLAVDGFDGAPVQGLDTVIRHNPFSTTDDAVCIAGLTSPRPWPGRSGVRSRLEDLVVTLGARTGRPLGAVATEWFLRYLEAVVRPVLWLDGTAGVVLEAHQQNTVVLLDPDGWPVGGRYRDNQGYYFRTSRRAELERRLPGIGVAGDSFVPDDVTDERFAYYLGINNVLGLIGAFGSQRLVREEILLAAFRRFLADAAAAPRAHRSPLPEQLLAARTLRCKANLATRLHGLDELVGPVETQSVYVTLPNPLAP; encoded by the coding sequence ATGAACGAACGCCCCGGCACCGACGGCGGCCAGCCCGCCGAGCGCGTCCCCGCCCACCAGGGCGCGGGCACGATCGAGTCAGTACCCCGCCAGCAACGGCGCGCCCCCGACGCCGCCTGCCACCAGCAGTCCCACGAGGCCCCGGACCAGGCCGTCCCCGGCCCCTACGACCGCGCCCGGGTGTCCGGTGACCACGACCCCCTCGACCACCCGGACCCGGCGGTCGCCGCCGACGCCGCGGGCATCGAGCACCTGCTGCGCTGCTGGCTCCGGGAGAGCGGCACCCCGCACCCCGCCGAGGGCGAGGTGGTGATCCCCCTGCGCGCCGCCGCGGGCGCCCTGCGCATCCCCGTCCGCTACTGGTCGCCCACGGGCTGGCACCGTCTCGGCGCCCCCACCCTCGAAGGCGCCCCGGCCGGTGCCGCCCCGCTGGACGCCGTCACCCTCGCCGCGCTGCTGCGCCGGGAGGCCGCACACGGCGACCGCCGTGCCTCCGACGGCGGCGAGCACCGGGTGGCGGACACCGACGAGCGGCCGGACCCGGACGCTCTGCGCCGGCAGGCACCGGACGGCGGCGGCGCCGAACTCATCGGCCGGGTCGCCAACTCCGTACGCAATGTCGCCCTCTTCCTCACCGACCGGCGTGCCCGGCCCGCCGACGACCACGGCGCCCTCTTCCTCGAAGCCGAACAGTCCCTTCTCCTCGGCCACCCGCTGCACCCCACACCCAAGAGCCGCGAAGGGCTCTCCGAGGCCGAGACCCGCGCCTATTCGCCCGAACTCCGCGGCGCCTTCCCGCTCCACTGGACGGCCGTGCACCGCTCCGTCCTGGCCGCCGACTCCGCCTGGACCGAACGCGGCAAGCCCGTAGCGGCCGAGCAGCTTGCCAGGGACCTCGCCGGGGACGGCCTCCGGCTCCCCGACGGCACCGTGCCCTTGCCGGTGCACCCCTGGCAGGCCAGGGAGCTCGCCGACCGCTCCGACATCGCCGCCCTCCGCGAGGCCGGCCTGCTGTACGACCTCGGCGCCCACGGCCCGCTCTGGCACCCCACCTCCTCCGTCCGCACGGTCTACCGCCCCGACGCGAACGCCATGCTGAAGCTCTCCCTCGGGCTGCGCATCACGAATTCCCGCCGGGAAAACCTCCGCAAGGAACTGGCCCGCGGCGTCGAGGTCCACCGGCTGCTGCGCACCGGCCTCGCCGAGCAGTGGCAGACCGTCCACCCCGGCTTCGACATCGTCCGCGACCCGGCCTATCTCGCCGTCGACGGCTTCGACGGCGCCCCCGTCCAGGGCCTCGACACCGTCATCCGCCACAACCCCTTCAGCACCACCGACGACGCCGTGTGCATCGCGGGCCTCACCTCCCCGCGGCCCTGGCCCGGCCGCTCGGGCGTGCGCTCCCGGCTCGAAGACCTCGTCGTCACCCTCGGCGCCCGCACCGGCCGTCCCCTGGGGGCGGTGGCCACCGAGTGGTTCCTGCGCTACCTGGAAGCAGTCGTACGACCCGTGCTGTGGCTCGACGGCACGGCCGGCGTCGTGCTCGAGGCCCACCAGCAGAACACCGTGGTGCTGCTGGACCCCGACGGCTGGCCGGTCGGCGGCCGCTACCGCGACAACCAGGGCTACTACTTCCGCACCTCCCGCCGCGCCGAGCTGGAGCGGCGGCTGCCCGGTATCGGCGTGGCCGGCGACAGCTTCGTCCCCGACGACGTCACCGACGAACGCTTCGCCTACTACCTCGGCATCAACAACGTCCTCGGCCTCATCGGCGCCTTCGGCTCCCAGCGTCTGGTCCGCGAGGAGATCCTGCTCGCCGCCTTCCGGCGGTTCCTCGCCGATGCCGCCGCGGCCCCGCGGGCGCACCGCTCGCCACTCCCCGAGCAGCTGCTCGCCGCCCGCACGCTGCGCTGCAAGGCCAACCTGGCGACCCGCCTGCACGGCCTGGACGAACTCGTCGGCCCGGTCGAAACCCAGTCCGTCTACGTGACCCTGCCCAACCCCCTCGCCCCGTAG
- a CDS encoding GNAT family N-acetyltransferase, with protein sequence MPPTDSGLGSSSEDTLDLQLPPDFGALFAEGRGQQVPPDVPAAGPLLDNLAGWGATGTPAGPFALVPVRPARDLDRIAGWMNDPAVAAFWELAGPPETTAAHLRAQLDGDGRSVPCLGVLAGVPMSYWEIYRADLDPLARYYPARPQDTGVHLLIGGAGDRGRGLGALLLRAAADLVFDHRPQCTRVLAEPDLRNTASVAAFLSAGFRYGDEIELPGKRAALMVRDRAHRHLL encoded by the coding sequence GTGCCACCCACCGATTCCGGCCTCGGCTCCAGCTCCGAAGACACCCTCGACCTGCAGCTCCCGCCCGATTTCGGCGCGCTGTTCGCCGAGGGGCGGGGGCAGCAGGTGCCCCCGGACGTCCCGGCCGCCGGCCCGCTGCTCGACAACCTGGCGGGCTGGGGAGCGACCGGCACCCCCGCGGGGCCGTTCGCGCTCGTCCCCGTCCGGCCGGCCCGCGATCTCGACCGGATCGCCGGCTGGATGAACGATCCGGCGGTGGCGGCCTTCTGGGAACTGGCGGGCCCGCCGGAGACCACCGCCGCCCATCTGCGCGCCCAGCTCGACGGCGACGGCCGCAGCGTGCCCTGCCTGGGGGTGCTGGCCGGTGTCCCGATGAGCTACTGGGAGATCTACCGGGCCGACCTGGACCCCCTCGCCCGTTACTACCCGGCCCGGCCCCAGGACACCGGTGTTCACCTGCTCATCGGCGGCGCCGGCGACCGGGGACGCGGGCTGGGCGCCCTGCTGCTGCGCGCCGCCGCCGACCTCGTATTCGACCACCGGCCGCAGTGCACACGCGTCCTCGCCGAGCCCGATCTGCGCAACACCGCCTCCGTCGCGGCCTTCCTGAGCGCGGGATTCCGCTACGGCGACGAGATCGAACTGCCCGGCAAGCGCGCGGCGTTGATGGTCCGCGACCGCGCCCACCGCCACCTGCTCTGA
- a CDS encoding IucA/IucC family siderophore biosynthesis protein, whose translation MSPEPQPSHSAWQHAARRLFAKTLAEFAYEEVLTPEPDGTAPDGTPQYRLPVTEGLVYRFRARRGAYGHWRVDPDSITPDADLFRFLTHAHDTVLGLSGDTTGHLVRELTATLAADTRLDATAVSAADLADLDYASLEGHQTGHPWLVANKGRLGFSAHDAATWAPEARTPQRLPWLAAHHSIAHYRGIPTLATPDRLYGEELAPATRHAFARTIADEGHDPADYLYLPVHPWQWDETIAPLFAPQLADRSIIALPTDNDLRLPQQSIRTFLNLSRPRARTVKLPLSILNTLVWRGLPTERTLAAPAVTRWVHGLRDADPYLRDETRVILLGETASVTVEHPLYDRLPGVPYQFKELLGCIWREPVSGRLDPGERARTLAALLQTDPQGRALTAELVHRSGLAPRDWLARLFAALLPPLLHFLYRYGTVFSPHGENAIVVFDEHDVPTRLAVKDFVDDVNTSSRPLPEHDSMPDDVRAVLLTEPPSFLTQFIHSGLFVGVFRYLAPLCADQLDVPETVFWSLVRAEILRHHERFPALKERYETFDLLTPRIERLCLNRNRLHADGYRDRRDRPHAAVHGTVPNPLHHP comes from the coding sequence TTGTCGCCCGAGCCCCAGCCTTCGCACAGCGCCTGGCAGCACGCCGCACGCCGACTGTTCGCCAAGACCCTGGCGGAGTTCGCGTACGAGGAAGTCCTCACCCCCGAGCCCGACGGCACCGCACCCGACGGCACCCCGCAATACCGCCTGCCCGTCACCGAAGGCCTGGTCTACCGCTTCCGCGCCCGCCGCGGCGCCTACGGCCACTGGCGCGTCGACCCCGATTCGATCACCCCCGACGCCGATCTCTTCCGCTTCCTCACCCACGCGCACGACACCGTGCTGGGCCTGTCCGGCGACACCACCGGCCATCTCGTGCGCGAGCTGACCGCCACCCTCGCCGCCGACACCCGGCTCGACGCCACCGCCGTCAGCGCCGCCGACCTCGCCGATCTGGACTACGCCTCCCTCGAAGGCCACCAGACCGGCCACCCCTGGCTCGTCGCGAACAAGGGCCGGCTCGGCTTCTCCGCACACGACGCGGCGACCTGGGCCCCCGAAGCCCGCACCCCCCAGCGCCTGCCCTGGCTCGCCGCGCACCACAGCATCGCCCACTACCGCGGCATCCCCACCCTGGCCACCCCCGACCGTCTCTACGGCGAGGAGCTGGCCCCCGCCACCCGGCACGCCTTCGCCCGCACCATCGCCGACGAGGGCCACGACCCCGCCGACTACCTCTACCTCCCCGTTCACCCCTGGCAGTGGGACGAGACCATCGCCCCGCTCTTCGCTCCGCAGCTCGCCGACAGATCCATCATCGCGCTGCCCACTGACAACGACCTCCGCCTGCCGCAGCAGTCGATCCGTACCTTCCTCAACCTCAGCCGCCCCCGGGCCCGTACGGTCAAACTGCCGCTGTCCATCCTCAACACCCTGGTCTGGCGCGGGCTGCCCACCGAGCGCACCCTCGCCGCGCCCGCCGTCACCCGCTGGGTACACGGCCTGCGTGACGCCGACCCCTATCTCCGCGACGAGACCCGGGTGATCCTGCTCGGCGAGACCGCCTCGGTCACCGTCGAGCACCCCCTCTACGACCGGCTCCCCGGCGTCCCGTACCAGTTCAAGGAGCTGCTGGGCTGTATCTGGCGCGAGCCGGTCAGCGGCCGGCTGGACCCCGGCGAACGCGCCCGCACCCTGGCCGCGCTGCTGCAGACCGATCCCCAGGGGCGCGCCCTGACCGCCGAGCTGGTGCACCGCTCGGGGCTGGCCCCGCGCGACTGGCTGGCACGGCTGTTCGCCGCCCTGCTGCCGCCCCTGCTGCACTTCCTCTACCGGTACGGCACCGTCTTCTCCCCGCACGGCGAGAACGCCATCGTCGTCTTCGACGAGCACGACGTCCCCACCCGCCTCGCGGTCAAGGACTTCGTCGACGACGTCAACACCAGCTCCCGGCCGCTCCCCGAACACGACTCCATGCCGGACGACGTACGGGCGGTGCTGCTGACCGAACCCCCCTCCTTCCTCACCCAGTTCATCCACTCCGGCCTGTTCGTCGGCGTCTTCCGCTACCTCGCGCCGCTGTGCGCGGATCAACTGGACGTCCCCGAGACCGTGTTCTGGTCACTCGTACGGGCAGAGATCCTGCGCCACCACGAGCGCTTCCCGGCCCTCAAGGAGCGGTACGAGACCTTCGACCTGCTCACCCCGCGCATCGAGCGGCTGTGCCTGAACCGCAACCGTCTGCATGCGGACGGTTACCGGGACCGCCGTGACCGCCCGCACGCGGCCGTGCACGGCACCGTCCCCAATCCGCTCCACCACCCGTGA
- a CDS encoding ATP-dependent DNA helicase encodes MTKPSLPDLLHAAVTAVGGTERPGQVAMAEAVAEAVDDQAHLLVQAGTGTGKSLGYLVPALAHGERVVVATATLALQRQLVERDLPRTVDALHPLLRRRPEFAMLKGRSNYLCLHRLNEGVPQEEEDGLFDVFEQATPTSKLGKDLLRLRDWAGETETGDRDALTPGVSDRAWGQVSVSSRECLGASKCAYGAECFAEAARERAKLADVVVTNHALLAIDAIEGAPVLPSHEVLIVDEAHELVSRVTGVATGELTPGQVNRAVRRAAKLVNEKAADQLQTASETFERLMELALPGRLEEIPEDLGYCLMALRDAARTVISALGSTRDKSVQDEDAVRKQALASLENVHAVAERIANGSEYDVVWYERHDRFGASLRVAPLSVSGLLREKLFDDRSVTLTSATLKLGGDFNGVAASLGLAPEGTEGEDVPTWKGLDVGSPFDYSKQGILYVAKHLAQPGREGSRTDMLDELTELIEAAGGRTLGLFSSMRAAQAAAEELRGRLDVPILLQGEETLGELIRTFASDARTCLFGTLSLWQGVDVPGVNCQLVVMDRVPFPRPDDPLMSARQKAVEEAGGNGFMAVAATHAALLMAQGAGRLVRATGDRGVVAVLDPRVERARYGSFLRKSMPDFWYTTDRNQVRRSLAAIDAAAKAAASPEAAQPAADVS; translated from the coding sequence ATGACGAAGCCCTCTCTCCCCGATCTGCTCCACGCCGCCGTCACCGCCGTCGGCGGCACCGAGCGCCCCGGCCAGGTGGCGATGGCCGAGGCCGTCGCCGAGGCCGTGGACGACCAGGCCCATCTGCTGGTGCAGGCCGGCACCGGCACCGGAAAGTCCCTCGGCTACCTGGTGCCGGCGCTCGCGCACGGCGAGAGAGTGGTGGTCGCCACGGCCACCCTGGCGCTGCAGCGCCAGCTCGTCGAGCGCGACCTGCCGCGCACGGTCGACGCGCTGCATCCGCTGCTGCGCCGCCGCCCCGAGTTCGCCATGCTCAAGGGCCGCTCCAATTACCTGTGCCTGCACCGCCTGAACGAGGGCGTCCCCCAGGAAGAGGAGGACGGGCTCTTCGACGTGTTCGAGCAGGCGACGCCGACCAGCAAGCTCGGCAAGGACCTGCTGCGGCTGCGCGACTGGGCGGGCGAGACCGAGACCGGCGACCGCGATGCGCTGACCCCCGGCGTCTCCGACCGTGCCTGGGGCCAGGTCTCGGTCTCCTCCCGGGAGTGCCTGGGCGCCTCGAAGTGCGCCTACGGGGCGGAGTGCTTCGCCGAGGCCGCCCGGGAGCGCGCCAAGCTCGCCGATGTCGTCGTCACCAACCACGCGCTGCTCGCCATCGACGCGATCGAGGGCGCGCCGGTCCTCCCGTCGCACGAGGTCCTGATCGTCGACGAGGCCCATGAGCTGGTCTCCCGGGTCACCGGCGTCGCCACCGGCGAGCTCACCCCCGGCCAGGTCAACCGTGCCGTCCGCCGGGCCGCCAAGCTCGTCAACGAAAAGGCCGCCGACCAGCTCCAGACCGCGTCGGAGACCTTTGAGCGCCTGATGGAGCTGGCCCTGCCCGGCCGCCTCGAAGAGATCCCCGAGGATCTCGGCTACTGCCTGATGGCACTGCGGGACGCGGCCCGTACGGTCATCTCGGCGCTCGGCTCGACCCGCGACAAGTCGGTCCAGGACGAGGACGCCGTCCGCAAGCAGGCCCTCGCCTCGCTGGAGAACGTCCACGCCGTCGCCGAGCGCATCGCGAACGGCTCCGAGTACGACGTCGTCTGGTACGAACGCCACGACCGCTTCGGCGCGTCCCTGAGGGTGGCCCCGCTGTCCGTCTCGGGGCTGCTGCGCGAGAAGCTCTTCGACGACCGCTCGGTCACCCTCACCTCCGCCACCCTCAAGCTGGGCGGCGACTTCAACGGGGTCGCGGCCTCCCTGGGCCTGGCGCCCGAGGGCACGGAAGGCGAGGACGTCCCGACCTGGAAGGGCCTGGACGTCGGCTCCCCCTTCGACTACTCGAAGCAGGGCATCCTCTACGTCGCCAAACACCTCGCCCAGCCGGGCCGCGAGGGCAGCCGCACCGACATGCTCGATGAACTCACCGAGCTGATCGAGGCCGCCGGCGGCCGCACCCTGGGTCTCTTCTCCTCCATGCGCGCCGCCCAGGCCGCCGCCGAGGAGCTGCGCGGCCGGCTGGACGTGCCGATCCTGCTCCAGGGCGAGGAGACGCTGGGCGAGCTGATCCGGACCTTCGCCTCCGACGCCCGTACCTGCCTGTTCGGCACGCTGTCCCTGTGGCAGGGCGTCGATGTTCCCGGTGTGAACTGCCAGCTGGTGGTGATGGACCGGGTGCCGTTCCCGCGCCCGGACGACCCGCTGATGAGCGCCCGGCAGAAGGCCGTGGAGGAGGCCGGCGGCAATGGCTTCATGGCGGTCGCCGCCACCCATGCCGCGCTGCTGATGGCCCAGGGCGCCGGCCGTCTGGTCCGCGCCACCGGCGACCGAGGCGTGGTCGCCGTCCTCGACCCCCGGGTGGAGCGGGCCCGGTACGGCTCCTTCCTCCGCAAGTCGATGCCCGACTTCTGGTACACCACCGACCGCAACCAGGTCCGCCGCTCCCTCGCCGCCATCGACGCAGCGGCAAAGGCGGCGGCCTCCCCCGAAGCGGCACAGCCGGCAGCGGACGTGTCCTAG
- the lexA gene encoding transcriptional repressor LexA: MTTTADSATITAQSHSQSRFDPQQAQRPPMDDATLDSEEQKPARSLPGRPPGIRADSSGLTDRQRRVIEVIRDSVQRRGYPPSMREIGQAVGLSSTSSVAHQLMALERKGFLRRDPHRPRAYEVRGSDQTTAAATETAGKPAASYVPLVGRIAAGGPILAEESVEDVFPLPRQLVGDGELFVLKVVGDSMIEAAICDGDWVTVRRQPVAENGDIVAAMLDGEATVKRFKREDGHVWLLPHNSAYQPIPGDEATILGKVVAVLRRV; the protein is encoded by the coding sequence GTGACCACCACCGCAGACAGCGCGACCATCACCGCACAAAGCCACTCCCAGAGCCGGTTCGATCCGCAACAGGCACAGCGGCCGCCGATGGACGACGCCACGTTGGACTCCGAAGAGCAGAAGCCGGCCCGTTCACTGCCCGGCCGGCCACCGGGGATCCGGGCCGACAGTTCCGGACTCACCGACCGCCAGCGCAGGGTGATCGAGGTGATCCGGGATTCGGTGCAGCGGCGCGGCTACCCGCCGTCCATGCGCGAGATCGGCCAGGCCGTCGGACTGTCCAGCACCTCATCCGTCGCCCACCAGCTCATGGCTCTGGAGCGCAAGGGCTTCCTGCGGCGCGACCCGCACCGCCCCCGGGCGTACGAGGTCCGCGGGTCGGACCAGACGACCGCTGCCGCGACGGAGACCGCCGGCAAGCCCGCCGCTTCCTATGTCCCGCTGGTCGGCCGGATCGCCGCCGGTGGCCCGATCCTCGCCGAGGAGTCGGTCGAGGATGTTTTCCCGCTCCCCCGCCAGCTCGTCGGCGACGGCGAACTGTTCGTCCTCAAGGTCGTCGGCGACTCCATGATCGAGGCCGCGATCTGCGACGGCGACTGGGTCACGGTCCGCCGCCAGCCGGTCGCCGAGAACGGCGACATCGTGGCCGCCATGCTGGACGGCGAAGCCACCGTCAAGCGCTTCAAGCGCGAGGACGGCCATGTGTGGCTGCTGCCGCACAACTCCGCGTACCAGCCGATCCCCGGCGACGAGGCGACCATTCTCGGCAAGGTGGTGGCGGTGCTGCGCCGCGTCTGA
- the nrdR gene encoding transcriptional regulator NrdR: MHCPFCRHPDSRVVDSRTTDDGTAIRRRRQCPDCSRRFTTIETASLMVIKRSGVTEPFSRNKVIAGVRKACQGRPVTEDALAKLGQRVEEAVRATGSAELSTHDVGLAILGPLQELDLVAYLRFASVYRAFDSLEDFEAAIAELREQREQGPPGQECGTDGEAGGPAVPVPATAAD; this comes from the coding sequence ATGCACTGCCCCTTCTGCAGGCACCCGGACAGCCGGGTCGTCGACAGCCGCACCACCGATGACGGGACAGCGATCCGCCGGCGCCGCCAGTGCCCCGACTGCTCCCGCCGTTTCACGACCATCGAGACGGCGTCGCTGATGGTGATCAAGCGGAGCGGGGTCACCGAGCCCTTCAGCCGCAACAAGGTCATCGCGGGAGTGCGCAAGGCGTGCCAGGGCCGTCCGGTCACCGAGGACGCCCTCGCCAAGCTGGGCCAGCGGGTCGAGGAGGCGGTGCGCGCCACCGGCAGCGCCGAGCTCTCCACCCATGACGTCGGGCTCGCCATACTGGGCCCGCTGCAGGAACTCGACCTCGTCGCGTACCTGCGCTTCGCGTCCGTTTACCGGGCCTTTGATTCACTCGAGGACTTCGAGGCGGCCATCGCCGAACTGCGTGAGCAGCGCGAGCAGGGGCCGCCCGGGCAGGAATGCGGGACTGACGGGGAGGCCGGCGGCCCGGCCGTTCCCGTGCCCGCCACCGCCGCCGACTGA